TAAAAAACCTTACTCAAAAAGATTATGAATTATTATATAAATTTTTACTCGCCTTAACAGGAGAATTTCCGGAGATTTTGTATGAATAAAAAAAACATTCCAAGCGGGCTAATTTTGTTTTTGATAATACTTTTATCAACATTTTGTATGTATAGTATGTATTTAAGTGTCAATACATTTCAAAAAAGCAATTACTGGAAAACACAAATATTTAAGATAGGTGAGATAAATAAAGAGATAGATATCTGGCTAGGAAGACAGATATCTATAGTAAGCTATGATCAGATAAATGAGCAAACTGCTGAGATATTACGTATTATAAGCGATATGGAGATGTCTGAAAACTTTGATAAATTTACATTCGAAGTAAAAAACGAGCAGATATTTCAAGCCTTTAAAAAAGCATTTCAAAAAAAACAGGCCATAGTGCAAAGATATCAAGTATTAAAAACAAATAGCGACAATGCCTTTCTTTATCTAAACAACAACCTTGCTTATACTTCAAATTTATATATAAGCAACAAGGTATATTCAGAGGTCATACAAGGTAAAATCGGCTTAAACAACCATATATCTACTACCAAACAAAAGATTAAAGCCGTATTAGGAAATATAACAGATCAAAAAAGCCTTGATTATTTATTTTTCAAAAAAGCAGAAATAGTGGTAGATAATATATATGAATTTGATAAACTAGATAAAGAAAATAAAGAGCTACTTATAAATCAAAAACTTAACGAACTAAGGGTTTGTATAAATGAGTATTTTAAAAACAATATAAAAAGCATTTTAGCACCATTTATACTGCTATTTTTATTGGCTATTGCTTTATCCATTAGAGCAATCTATCTAAGCACAAAAAACAATAAAAACAAAGCTATGTTATCTTATATGGAAAATTTAATTCAAAACTCTATGAACTCTATCATAACTATAGATAAAGTCGGCAAGATATTATCCGTAAATAAAGCCTTTGAATCCACAAGCGGATATAGCAAAAAAGAGATAATAGGAAAACCGATCTATATCTTAAAAACAAATATGAATGGCGACAACATCTACGATAATCTGCTAAGAGATATAAACAATAATCAAATTTGGTCGCACGATGATTTTATAAGCAAAACAAAAAATGGCGTTATTATATATGAAAAGGTCATAGCCTTGCCTATATTTAATGAATACTACGAAATAAGTGGCGCCGCCATTCTTAAAAAAGATATCACAAAAGAAAGGCTAGTTGCAAGAGAGCTAAATTTCAAAACACAAGAGATCAGAAATAGCCTACTTATAGATAAACTCACAGGGCTTAAAAACAACATGGCCATTATGGAAAAAATCGATAGAAAGAAATTTGGTAAGATTATCTATATAAACCTAAATAACTTTACAAATATTAGATTTTTCTATAAAAACTCAATAATAGAACTCATACTCATAGCAGTAGCTCAAACATTAAAACTTTGTATAGATACATATAGGATAAAAGGCGCAGCATATAGGCTAGGGGGTGATGAGTTTTGCGTATGGTATGAAGGGGAAAATTTAGAGCAAGATATAAAACATATCGTGCAATACTTCAGTGCTAAAAATATAGAGATAGTCGCAGACCATGAAAAGGAGATCTTGCCAAGCATAAACATAACTATAGGCGTAAGTTTAGCTCAAGATACGAAAAATACAAATAGACTGACCCAAGCCATACTAGCTCAACGCGAAGCTAAAGCAAACGACTCTCAAGTCGCGTATTATAAAGACAATAACTCTATAGAGCAACGCTATCATACAAACCAGCTAGTCTCTAGAATGATACAATACGCGCTAAACCAAAACAAAGTTATAGTAGAGTGTCAAGGGATATTTGATATACAAAATTTCTCTACTCCAAAAATCGCATCTTATGAAATCTTGATCAGGATATTAGACGAAGAAAATAAAATTCACTATCCAGGAGAGTTTTTAGAAGTCGCCAAACATACTTCGCTTTATATAGCACTGACAAAAGAGGTCATAAACAAAACTTTCGAACTATTAGACACATTTACAGATAAAAGATTTTCGATAAATTTATCAAGTATAGATATGGTAAATGAGGGCGTTAAAAAGCTCTTTATTGAGAAGTTAAAAGCTTGTTCAAATCCAAACCACTTAACAGTAGAAATTCTAGAAAGTGAAGGAATAGATGACTACGATCAAGTAAATCCATTTATCAAAACTATCAAAGATCACGGATGTAAGTTAGCTATCGATGACTTTGGAAGTGGATATTCAAACTATTATCGTATGTTAGAGCTAAACATTGACTACTTAAAGATAGATGGTTCTATCATCAAAAAACTTCCAACTGACGAAAATGCAAGAAGCGTAGTGCAAACTATCGTTGATTTTGCTTATCGTCAAGGATATGATATTGTGGCCGAATTTGTCTCTACAGAGGAAATTTTAACTCAGGTTAAAAGTTATAATATAAAATACGCTCAAGGCTTTTTAC
The sequence above is a segment of the Campylobacter hyointestinalis subsp. lawsonii genome. Coding sequences within it:
- a CDS encoding GGDEF domain-containing phosphodiesterase, which produces MNKKNIPSGLILFLIILLSTFCMYSMYLSVNTFQKSNYWKTQIFKIGEINKEIDIWLGRQISIVSYDQINEQTAEILRIISDMEMSENFDKFTFEVKNEQIFQAFKKAFQKKQAIVQRYQVLKTNSDNAFLYLNNNLAYTSNLYISNKVYSEVIQGKIGLNNHISTTKQKIKAVLGNITDQKSLDYLFFKKAEIVVDNIYEFDKLDKENKELLINQKLNELRVCINEYFKNNIKSILAPFILLFLLAIALSIRAIYLSTKNNKNKAMLSYMENLIQNSMNSIITIDKVGKILSVNKAFESTSGYSKKEIIGKPIYILKTNMNGDNIYDNLLRDINNNQIWSHDDFISKTKNGVIIYEKVIALPIFNEYYEISGAAILKKDITKERLVARELNFKTQEIRNSLLIDKLTGLKNNMAIMEKIDRKKFGKIIYINLNNFTNIRFFYKNSIIELILIAVAQTLKLCIDTYRIKGAAYRLGGDEFCVWYEGENLEQDIKHIVQYFSAKNIEIVADHEKEILPSINITIGVSLAQDTKNTNRLTQAILAQREAKANDSQVAYYKDNNSIEQRYHTNQLVSRMIQYALNQNKVIVECQGIFDIQNFSTPKIASYEILIRILDEENKIHYPGEFLEVAKHTSLYIALTKEVINKTFELLDTFTDKRFSINLSSIDMVNEGVKKLFIEKLKACSNPNHLTVEILESEGIDDYDQVNPFIKTIKDHGCKLAIDDFGSGYSNYYRMLELNIDYLKIDGSIIKKLPTDENARSVVQTIVDFAYRQGYDIVAEFVSTEEILTQVKSYNIKYAQGFLLGKPTPPHILNKE